From the Clavibacter phaseoli genome, one window contains:
- a CDS encoding MFS transporter codes for MTAPHPAGPAGPGTAAPDAAVAAPGVARAGSPHAAVLLSSQLVFNLGFYAVVPFLAVVMRDDLGLGALAIGLVLGARTFSQQGLFLLGGMLADRFGPRTLIAAGCAVRVSGYLGLALAAGLPGFLVGAILTGLGGALVSPALQSLVADADARARATRRPGRPSLFAALVLVGEVGAAVGPLAGAALLGLGFSATVLVGAALFAAVGVALWCVIPADAGRVVASPAGSPPAADAAPAPPADRWAAVRDRRFLAFSALFAVDLVAYNQLYLGVPLELARAGAGTAAVGSAFLAVSLLTIALQWPVALLAQRLGPGRALALGFGTTATGFAALALGSVVPPPAGAELVPVGVLVGCLTLGHMTAGPVTMALVPSFAAGRPTASFYGLLASCGGIAVLVAGGVVGSLLDDAPAVAWAILAALPVAAAVRLPRLLPAPPSAAAAATTAAASAAAAPPTTTPDAPRIADDAPRIPETGPHAR; via the coding sequence ATGACCGCGCCCCACCCCGCCGGACCCGCGGGCCCGGGCACCGCCGCGCCCGACGCGGCCGTCGCCGCACCCGGCGTCGCCCGCGCCGGATCCCCCCACGCCGCCGTCCTCCTCTCCAGCCAGCTCGTGTTCAACCTCGGCTTCTACGCGGTCGTGCCGTTCCTCGCCGTCGTGATGCGCGACGACCTCGGGCTGGGCGCCCTCGCGATCGGCCTGGTGCTCGGCGCCCGAACCTTCAGCCAGCAGGGCCTCTTCCTCCTCGGCGGGATGCTGGCCGACCGCTTCGGCCCGCGCACCCTCATCGCCGCGGGCTGCGCCGTGCGGGTGTCCGGCTACCTGGGGCTCGCGCTGGCCGCCGGCCTGCCCGGCTTCCTGGTCGGCGCGATCCTCACGGGCCTCGGCGGCGCGCTCGTCAGCCCGGCGCTGCAGAGCCTCGTGGCGGACGCCGACGCGCGGGCCCGGGCGACGCGGCGCCCCGGGCGGCCGTCGCTGTTCGCGGCGCTCGTGCTGGTGGGCGAGGTCGGCGCGGCCGTCGGTCCGCTCGCCGGCGCTGCCCTGCTCGGGCTGGGGTTCTCCGCGACGGTGCTCGTGGGCGCGGCGCTGTTCGCGGCCGTGGGCGTGGCGCTCTGGTGCGTGATCCCGGCGGACGCGGGCCGGGTGGTCGCGTCGCCCGCGGGATCCCCGCCCGCCGCGGACGCCGCGCCCGCTCCGCCGGCCGACCGCTGGGCCGCCGTCCGGGACCGCCGCTTCCTCGCCTTCTCGGCGCTGTTCGCCGTCGACCTCGTGGCCTACAACCAGCTCTACCTCGGCGTGCCGCTCGAGCTGGCGCGGGCGGGCGCCGGGACCGCGGCGGTCGGATCCGCGTTCCTCGCCGTCTCGCTCCTCACCATCGCGCTGCAGTGGCCCGTCGCGCTCCTCGCGCAGCGGCTCGGCCCCGGCCGCGCGCTCGCCCTCGGCTTCGGCACCACCGCGACGGGCTTCGCGGCGCTCGCGCTGGGATCCGTGGTGCCGCCGCCCGCGGGCGCCGAGCTCGTGCCCGTGGGCGTCCTCGTCGGCTGCCTCACGCTCGGCCACATGACCGCGGGGCCCGTGACCATGGCGCTCGTCCCGTCCTTCGCCGCCGGGCGCCCGACCGCGTCCTTCTACGGGCTGCTCGCCAGCTGCGGCGGGATCGCCGTGCTCGTGGCCGGCGGCGTGGTCGGGTCGCTGCTCGACGACGCGCCCGCCGTCGCCTGGGCGATCCTCGCCGCCCTGCCCGTCGCGGCCGCCGTCCGCCTGCCCCGGCTGCTGCCCGCTCCCCCGAGCGCCGCCGCCGCGGCGACGACGGCCGCCGCATCCGCAGCCGCCGCTCCCCCGACCACCACCCCCGATGCCCCGCGCATCGCCGACGATGCCCCGCGCATCCCCGAGACAGGACCCCATGCCCGCTAG
- the ribH gene encoding 6,7-dimethyl-8-ribityllumazine synthase, which translates to MSGHGAPDIDPTAIDGTGLAVTVVAGRWHDEISAGLLAGAQRVLDAAGVTTTVIRVPGSFELPVVARAALDAGADAVVALGVIIRGGTPHFEYVSDAATSGLTQASLLTGKPIGFGLLTLDDEQQGIDRAGLPGSKEDKGAEAAEAAVMTALLLKGIRG; encoded by the coding sequence GAGCGGACACGGAGCACCCGACATCGACCCCACCGCGATCGACGGGACGGGCCTGGCCGTCACCGTCGTCGCCGGACGCTGGCACGACGAGATCAGCGCGGGCCTGCTCGCGGGCGCCCAGCGCGTGCTCGACGCGGCGGGCGTCACCACCACGGTGATCCGCGTGCCCGGCAGCTTCGAGCTGCCCGTGGTCGCGCGCGCGGCGCTCGACGCGGGGGCCGACGCGGTCGTCGCGCTCGGCGTGATCATCCGCGGCGGCACCCCGCACTTCGAGTACGTGTCCGACGCGGCGACGTCCGGCCTCACGCAGGCCTCGCTCCTCACCGGGAAGCCCATCGGCTTCGGGCTGCTGACGCTCGACGACGAGCAGCAGGGCATCGACCGCGCGGGGCTCCCGGGGTCGAAGGAGGACAAGGGCGCGGAGGCGGCCGAGGCCGCGGTGATGACGGCGCTGCTGCTGAAGGGGATCCGCGGCTGA
- a CDS encoding ABC transporter ATP-binding protein — protein sequence MHPALDVRSLAIAIDRAPLVHGVDLHVGAGERVALVGASGSGKSLTAQAVLGTLPPGSAVRGVVELGGRAMAPAAPRQRLGRVAAVQQDSLAALSPLVPVGAQLVAALRASRARGSAADGGLLTRGDARREVRELLAEVGIEDPDGALPAFAAELSGGQRQRVCLALALLCRADLLLADEPTTALDVVTQARVVDVIRRRLDATGQALLFITHDLAVAAALCDRVVVLEAGRVVEAASMRELVRRPRHAYSRALVAAASRRAGGGSADPVAAPTVASAAAQLDAVAAP from the coding sequence GTGCATCCCGCCCTCGACGTCCGCTCCCTCGCGATCGCCATCGACCGCGCCCCGCTCGTGCACGGCGTCGACCTCCACGTCGGCGCGGGCGAGCGGGTCGCGCTCGTGGGTGCCTCCGGATCCGGCAAGTCGCTCACGGCGCAGGCCGTGCTCGGGACGCTGCCGCCCGGATCCGCCGTGCGCGGCGTCGTCGAGCTCGGCGGCCGAGCGATGGCCCCGGCCGCGCCGCGCCAGCGCCTCGGTCGCGTCGCCGCGGTGCAGCAGGACTCCCTCGCCGCGCTGAGCCCGCTCGTCCCGGTGGGCGCGCAGCTCGTCGCGGCGCTTCGGGCCAGCCGGGCCCGGGGATCCGCCGCCGACGGCGGGCTCCTCACCCGCGGTGACGCGCGGCGCGAGGTGCGGGAGCTGCTCGCCGAGGTGGGCATCGAGGATCCGGACGGCGCGCTCCCCGCCTTCGCCGCCGAGCTGTCGGGCGGCCAGCGTCAGCGCGTCTGCCTCGCGCTCGCGCTCCTCTGCCGCGCCGACCTGCTGCTGGCCGACGAGCCGACGACCGCGCTCGACGTCGTGACGCAGGCGCGCGTGGTCGACGTGATCCGCCGCCGGCTCGACGCGACCGGGCAGGCGCTCCTCTTCATCACGCACGACCTCGCGGTGGCCGCGGCGCTGTGCGACCGGGTCGTCGTGCTCGAGGCCGGCCGCGTGGTCGAGGCCGCCTCGATGCGCGAGCTCGTGCGGCGACCGCGGCACGCGTACAGCCGGGCGCTCGTGGCGGCGGCGTCCCGGCGCGCGGGCGGCGGATCCGCGGATCCCGTCGCGGCGCCGACCGTCGCGTCGGCCGCCGCCCAGCTCGACGCGGTGGCGGCCCCGTGA
- a CDS encoding ABC transporter ATP-binding protein, giving the protein MTAALPAAGTAADALVATGITHRHPPRRDPAARRAARAARASGAPGAAPALDDVTFRVAPGETVGIVGRSGSGKSTLLRVLLALEAPTAGDVRLGDRAVAPGRASALRWYRRRVQMVPQDPDASLEPRMSVRQLIREPLRRLDVPGDHAAIVARALDDVGLAASLADRRPRELSGGQAQRVALARAIATSPGILLADEPVSGVDLPLRDRIIELLDDLVRERGLGLVLVSHDLDAVARLCGRSVVLAGGRIVEEGPTARLLADPAHPATRELADAVPRLPGALSA; this is encoded by the coding sequence GTGACCGCCGCGCTCCCGGCCGCGGGCACCGCGGCGGACGCCCTCGTCGCGACCGGGATCACGCACCGGCACCCGCCGCGCCGCGACCCCGCCGCGCGTCGTGCCGCCCGGGCCGCCCGCGCGTCCGGCGCCCCCGGCGCCGCGCCCGCGCTCGACGACGTGACGTTCCGCGTCGCGCCCGGCGAGACGGTCGGGATCGTGGGCCGCTCCGGATCCGGGAAGTCCACGCTCCTGCGCGTGCTGCTCGCGCTCGAGGCGCCGACGGCGGGCGACGTGCGGCTCGGCGACCGCGCCGTCGCGCCCGGCCGGGCCTCCGCGCTCCGCTGGTACCGGCGGCGCGTGCAGATGGTGCCGCAGGATCCGGACGCGAGCCTCGAGCCGCGCATGAGCGTGCGGCAGCTGATCCGCGAGCCGCTCCGCCGCCTCGACGTGCCGGGCGACCACGCCGCGATCGTCGCCCGGGCCCTCGACGACGTGGGCCTCGCGGCGTCCCTCGCCGACCGCCGGCCGCGCGAGCTGTCCGGCGGGCAGGCCCAGCGCGTCGCGCTCGCCCGGGCCATCGCGACCTCCCCCGGCATCCTCCTCGCCGACGAGCCCGTGAGCGGGGTGGACCTGCCGCTGCGGGACCGGATCATCGAGCTGCTCGACGACCTCGTGCGCGAGCGCGGGCTGGGGCTCGTGCTCGTGTCGCACGACCTCGACGCCGTCGCGCGGCTCTGCGGGCGGAGCGTCGTGCTCGCGGGCGGGCGGATCGTGGAGGAGGGGCCGACCGCGCGCCTGCTCGCCGATCCCGCGCACCCCGCGACGCGGGAGCTCGCCGACGCCGTGCCGCGGCTGCCGGGAGCGCTCAGCGCATGA
- a CDS encoding carbohydrate-binding domain-containing protein, producing the protein MTKKRPIRNPTIIAVSLLLSVGLLAGCSLATTGAATDSTTAATAAAVDVDATQSAADVLAADDEATDSSADVDAASAVGIALDGDTATASGDGVTVDGGTVTITAAGTYRISGTLDDGQVVVDTTDAGTVALILDGASISSSTGAAVDIRQADAAVVSLADGSANSLSDAASYDDAADANAALYSAVDLTITGSGALDVTGNGNDGIASQDGLVIDSGTITVDAADDGIRGKDALVIQGGAVTVTAGGDGLKSDDDEDATRGYVAIADGAVTVTAGDDGLAATTDVVITGGTLDVTAGGGSANAAQATDDATAQGITAGVIAVIEGGTTTIDAQHDAINADGGVHVAAGSVSIAAGDDAVHADTALVIDGGTLAVSTAEEGLESAAITVAGGETSLVTADDGVNATAGSTTETTATATGTGTTSTDDAAAAPAEGTAPADGTAPTGERPAGGMPAGGGDMGGGGGMGGDDGSTFTMTGGTLTIDADGDGLDSNGSASISGGTVVVSGPEGNGNGALDVNGTLDVSGGTLLAAGSTGMVVSPATTSAQGWISATLDRTYDAGTIVQVLDADGALVASFEASKSFGNVVLSSDAITTGEAYTVSVGGTVAGASVGGLAASGDATGAVASVTVTAGEAAAGGGMGGR; encoded by the coding sequence ATGACGAAGAAGCGCCCCATCCGGAACCCCACCATCATCGCCGTCTCGCTGCTGCTGAGCGTCGGCCTCCTCGCCGGCTGCAGCCTCGCGACCACCGGCGCCGCGACCGACTCCACGACCGCCGCGACCGCCGCGGCCGTCGACGTCGACGCGACGCAGAGCGCCGCCGACGTGCTCGCGGCCGACGACGAGGCGACCGACTCGAGCGCCGACGTCGACGCGGCCTCCGCGGTGGGGATCGCCCTCGACGGCGACACCGCCACCGCGTCCGGCGACGGGGTCACCGTCGACGGCGGCACCGTCACCATCACGGCGGCGGGCACCTACCGGATCTCCGGCACGCTCGACGACGGGCAGGTGGTGGTCGACACGACCGATGCCGGCACTGTCGCGCTGATCCTCGACGGCGCCTCCATCTCGTCCAGCACGGGCGCGGCCGTCGACATCCGCCAGGCCGACGCGGCCGTGGTGTCGCTCGCGGACGGCAGCGCGAACAGCCTCAGCGACGCCGCCTCCTACGACGACGCGGCGGACGCGAACGCGGCGCTGTACAGCGCGGTCGACCTGACCATCACCGGATCCGGCGCCCTCGACGTCACCGGCAACGGGAACGACGGCATCGCGTCCCAGGACGGGCTCGTGATCGACTCGGGCACCATCACGGTGGACGCGGCCGACGACGGGATCCGCGGCAAGGACGCGCTCGTGATCCAGGGCGGCGCCGTCACGGTGACGGCCGGCGGCGACGGCCTGAAGTCGGACGACGACGAGGACGCGACCCGCGGGTACGTCGCGATCGCGGACGGAGCCGTCACCGTGACCGCGGGCGACGACGGCCTCGCCGCGACCACCGACGTGGTCATCACCGGCGGCACGCTCGACGTCACGGCGGGCGGCGGATCCGCGAACGCGGCCCAGGCGACGGACGACGCGACCGCGCAGGGCATCACCGCCGGCGTGATCGCCGTGATCGAGGGCGGGACGACCACCATCGACGCGCAGCACGACGCGATCAACGCCGACGGCGGCGTGCACGTGGCCGCCGGGTCGGTGTCCATCGCCGCGGGCGACGACGCCGTGCACGCCGACACCGCCCTCGTGATCGACGGCGGCACCCTCGCCGTCTCGACCGCGGAGGAGGGGCTCGAGAGCGCGGCCATCACGGTCGCGGGCGGCGAGACCTCGCTCGTGACGGCCGACGACGGGGTGAACGCGACCGCGGGATCCACGACGGAGACGACCGCGACCGCCACGGGCACCGGCACGACCTCCACGGACGACGCCGCAGCCGCGCCCGCGGAGGGGACGGCGCCCGCCGACGGCACCGCCCCGACCGGCGAGCGCCCCGCGGGCGGCATGCCCGCGGGCGGCGGCGACATGGGCGGCGGCGGCGGGATGGGCGGCGACGACGGATCGACCTTCACCATGACCGGCGGCACGCTCACGATCGACGCGGACGGCGACGGCCTCGACTCCAACGGCTCGGCGAGCATCTCGGGCGGCACGGTCGTGGTCAGCGGGCCCGAGGGGAACGGGAACGGCGCCCTGGACGTCAACGGCACGCTGGACGTGTCCGGCGGCACCCTGCTCGCCGCGGGCAGCACCGGCATGGTCGTCTCGCCCGCCACCACGAGCGCGCAGGGGTGGATCTCCGCCACGCTCGACCGGACCTACGACGCCGGCACGATCGTCCAGGTCCTCGACGCGGACGGCGCCCTGGTCGCGTCCTTCGAGGCGAGCAAGTCGTTCGGCAACGTCGTCCTCTCGTCCGACGCGATCACGACGGGGGAGGCCTACACGGTCTCCGTCGGCGGCACGGTCGCGGGCGCGAGCGTCGGCGGCCTCGCCGCCTCGGGCGACGCGACGGGCGCGGTCGCGTCGGTCACGGTCACCGCGGGCGAGGCGGCGGCCGGCGGCGGCATGGGCGGCCGGTGA
- a CDS encoding ABC transporter substrate-binding protein, translating to MPARRPRPARSAALIALAAATTLALSGCFAAGPGSTSSAGGQDGDARIRLAMLQPPRSGLTPLSDDAFKLARWSTAETLVTLDDLGDAQPQLATGWTRFDDLTWAFDIRPDVAFHDGTTLTAAQAAASLTAAATASPKPRILDGVDLTATADGDRVLVRTATPDPLVPQRMSSPQLAILAASAYSADGTVSPVGTGTGPFRLTAVDGTSSATLDRFDGYWGGRAASAGIDVSFVPDGTARAAALRTGTADVVEAIPVGQAAQVDPQLLHEVAMPRTNTLYLNTRTGPFADPAVRAAAQAAVDRAALVSGVYEGRADAAAGLLGPALPWAADLRDDASYRDALAGRAAPARVDGVPITLGTFTDRAELPEVAVQLEQQLEAAGFDVTQDVREYQYIEADALAGAFDAFILSRATVLDSGDPAAYLYSDFACEGSFNISQECDPAVDRALADASALPAGPERRAAIMRVEALVLADDAAVPLLHERVIQGEAAGVTGAVRDPRERALITVDTRVAR from the coding sequence ATGCCCGCTAGACGCCCCCGCCCCGCCCGCTCCGCCGCCCTCATCGCCCTGGCCGCCGCGACGACGCTCGCCCTGAGCGGGTGCTTCGCGGCGGGACCGGGATCCACCTCCTCCGCCGGCGGGCAGGACGGCGACGCCCGCATCCGCCTCGCGATGCTGCAGCCGCCGCGCTCCGGCCTCACCCCGCTCAGCGACGACGCCTTCAAGCTCGCGCGCTGGAGCACGGCCGAGACCCTCGTGACCCTCGACGACCTCGGCGACGCGCAGCCGCAGCTCGCCACCGGCTGGACCCGGTTCGACGACCTGACGTGGGCCTTCGACATCCGCCCCGACGTCGCCTTCCACGACGGCACGACCCTCACGGCCGCGCAGGCCGCCGCCTCGCTCACCGCCGCCGCGACCGCGAGCCCGAAGCCGCGGATCCTCGACGGCGTCGACCTCACCGCGACCGCGGACGGCGACCGCGTGCTGGTGCGCACCGCGACGCCGGATCCGCTCGTGCCGCAGCGCATGTCGAGCCCGCAGCTCGCGATCCTCGCGGCCTCCGCGTACTCCGCCGACGGCACCGTCTCGCCCGTCGGCACGGGGACGGGCCCGTTCCGCCTGACCGCGGTCGACGGCACGTCCTCCGCCACGCTCGACCGCTTCGACGGCTACTGGGGCGGGCGCGCCGCGTCGGCCGGCATCGACGTCAGCTTCGTGCCCGACGGCACGGCCCGCGCCGCCGCGCTCCGCACGGGCACGGCCGACGTGGTCGAGGCGATCCCCGTGGGCCAGGCCGCCCAGGTGGATCCGCAGCTTTTGCACGAGGTCGCGATGCCGCGCACTAACACGCTCTACCTCAACACGCGGACCGGGCCGTTCGCGGATCCCGCCGTGCGCGCCGCCGCGCAGGCCGCCGTCGACCGCGCCGCGCTCGTCTCGGGCGTCTACGAGGGCAGGGCCGACGCGGCCGCCGGGCTCCTCGGGCCGGCGCTGCCCTGGGCCGCCGACCTCCGCGACGACGCCTCCTACCGCGACGCGCTCGCGGGCCGCGCGGCGCCCGCCCGCGTCGACGGCGTGCCCATCACGCTCGGCACCTTCACCGACCGCGCCGAGCTGCCCGAGGTCGCCGTGCAGCTCGAGCAGCAGCTCGAGGCGGCCGGCTTCGACGTGACCCAGGACGTGCGCGAGTACCAGTACATCGAGGCCGACGCCCTGGCCGGGGCGTTCGACGCCTTCATCCTGTCGCGCGCCACCGTGCTCGACTCGGGCGACCCCGCCGCCTACCTCTACAGCGACTTCGCGTGCGAGGGATCCTTCAACATCTCCCAGGAGTGCGACCCCGCGGTCGACCGGGCCCTCGCCGACGCCTCCGCGCTCCCGGCCGGACCCGAGCGACGCGCCGCGATCATGCGCGTCGAGGCGCTCGTGCTCGCCGACGACGCCGCGGTGCCGCTCCTGCACGAGCGCGTGATCCAGGGCGAGGCCGCCGGGGTGACGGGCGCCGTGCGCGATCCCCGCGAGCGGGCGCTCATCACGGTCGACACGCGCGTCGCGCGCTGA
- a CDS encoding phosphodiester glycosidase family protein → MGAPTPDAGRTAPPAQPAAPAPPAPPAPPAQPGRRARPSRRSVLLGGAAALGLAAAGTGWALDRFVVEHVEIDDVDAFEAATASTSDTAAAAGTATIAAETRTQGSGDDLVTYYVADLLLSDATALRSAFADDAFGENIVDTTSSIAAANDAAFAINGDYYGFRSTGIVIRNGVAFRDEGAREGLALYRDGHAEVYDETATTADALVAAGVWHTLSFGPAVVRDGAVVDGIDQVEVDTNFGNHSIQGLQPRTCVGVGGSGHLVMVVVDGRSTGYSAGVTLPGLAAIMLDLGCTTAYNIDGGGSSTMYHDGALVNRPLGKGTERGTSDILYVPVSAT, encoded by the coding sequence ATGGGCGCTCCGACGCCCGACGCGGGTCGGACCGCGCCGCCCGCGCAGCCCGCGGCGCCTGCGCCGCCCGCGCCACCCGCGCCACCCGCGCAGCCGGGCCGCCGGGCGCGGCCCTCGCGCCGCTCCGTCCTCCTCGGCGGCGCCGCGGCCCTCGGGCTCGCGGCCGCCGGCACCGGCTGGGCCCTCGACCGGTTCGTGGTCGAGCACGTGGAGATCGACGACGTGGACGCCTTCGAGGCCGCCACGGCCTCCACGTCCGACACGGCGGCGGCCGCGGGCACAGCGACCATCGCGGCGGAGACGCGCACGCAGGGATCCGGCGACGACCTGGTCACGTACTACGTGGCCGACCTCCTGCTCTCCGACGCCACCGCCCTCCGCTCCGCGTTCGCCGACGACGCGTTCGGCGAGAACATCGTCGACACCACGTCGAGCATCGCCGCGGCGAACGACGCGGCGTTCGCGATCAACGGCGACTACTACGGCTTCCGCTCCACGGGCATCGTGATCCGGAACGGCGTGGCGTTCCGCGACGAGGGCGCCCGCGAGGGCCTCGCGCTCTACCGCGACGGGCACGCCGAGGTCTACGACGAGACCGCCACGACGGCCGACGCGCTGGTCGCCGCCGGCGTGTGGCACACGCTGTCCTTCGGGCCGGCCGTGGTGCGCGACGGCGCCGTCGTCGACGGCATCGACCAGGTCGAGGTCGACACGAACTTCGGCAACCACTCCATCCAGGGGCTGCAGCCGCGCACGTGCGTGGGCGTGGGCGGCTCCGGGCACCTCGTGATGGTGGTGGTCGACGGGCGCAGCACCGGCTACAGCGCGGGCGTGACCCTGCCGGGCCTCGCGGCGATCATGCTCGACCTCGGCTGCACGACCGCGTACAACATCGACGGCGGCGGATCCTCGACGATGTACCACGACGGCGCCCTCGTGAACCGGCCGCTCGGGAAGGGCACCGAGCGCGGCACGTCCGACATCCTCTACGTGCCCGTGAGCGCGACGTGA
- a CDS encoding polyphosphate polymerase domain-containing protein — translation MSAVRDIAALDALAPITLEELVARAALLTRVDRKYVVPLAQLDDALAGLEQGTRALEIDGRRAAAYRSVYFDTPELTSFHLAVRGRRRRFKVRTRSYLDTGECALEVKTRGGRSSTVKDRVAYVAGDERALTPAGLAHVDETLHDAGIHGVAPRRLRPTLVTEYDRATLFVPGDESRATVDTALTWILDDRRLELPGVAIVETKSGSRPSAVDRLLWSRGHRPATISKYGTGLAALRDDLPGNRWNRVIRRHFLDGALSAA, via the coding sequence GTGAGCGCCGTGCGCGACATCGCCGCGCTCGACGCGCTCGCGCCCATCACCCTCGAGGAGCTCGTCGCCCGGGCGGCCCTGCTCACGCGGGTGGACCGGAAGTACGTGGTGCCGCTGGCCCAGCTCGACGACGCGCTCGCCGGGCTCGAGCAGGGGACGCGGGCCCTCGAGATCGACGGGCGGCGCGCCGCCGCCTACCGCAGCGTCTACTTCGACACCCCCGAGCTCACGTCGTTCCACCTCGCGGTGCGCGGCCGGCGCCGCCGCTTCAAGGTGCGGACGCGGAGCTACCTCGACACCGGGGAGTGCGCCCTGGAGGTCAAGACCCGCGGCGGCCGCAGCAGCACCGTGAAGGACCGGGTCGCGTACGTCGCGGGCGACGAGCGGGCGCTCACGCCGGCCGGCCTCGCCCACGTGGACGAGACGCTGCACGACGCGGGGATCCACGGCGTTGCCCCGCGGCGGCTGCGGCCGACGCTGGTGACCGAGTACGACCGGGCCACGCTCTTCGTCCCCGGCGACGAGAGCCGCGCCACCGTCGACACCGCGCTCACCTGGATCCTCGACGACCGTCGCCTCGAGCTGCCCGGCGTCGCGATCGTCGAGACGAAGTCCGGATCCCGGCCCTCCGCCGTCGACCGACTGCTGTGGAGCCGCGGCCACCGCCCGGCGACCATCTCGAAGTACGGCACCGGGCTCGCGGCCCTCCGCGACGACCTCCCCGGCAACAGGTGGAACCGGGTCATCCGGCGCCACTTCCTGGACGGGGCCCTCTCCGCGGCGTGA
- a CDS encoding ABC transporter permease subunit, whose product MGRARDGLVVGASRVVAVGGLVALVGALPWLSGRSPEYTILRARYADLEATPEALASVRAQLGLDRGPFAVSLDWLAGAARGDLGTSWISGRPVIHGTLDALGVSLTLMAFAVAVAVVVATLLCAPALRDATRGRRARGSGAMAAALTALPEFVLATALLVVVAVWLRWAPPSGWDGPGNAALPALALGIPAGGLVGRLLADAIRAASAERWVATWAMAGLAPARTTLAVLRRALPSVLGQVGLVLVGLTGGAVAVEQVFAIPGIGRATLGAAGSQDVPALQAGVLALLAVAVAAGALADLARRALLGPALRLGSLPVPDARVPARPRDAVVPAVAAGLLALIVVAGLTRDPLATTAGRLAPPSWALPFGADASGRDLLGRVGHGAVTTLGTALLVVVACCVIGLAVGLLPRAAVGPIEVANAAPPILVGIVVAAIQGPSTAGAAIAVAAVGWAPLAAHAGALVQEARAQPHVRILPVLGVGRARILLAHLLPAVVGPVVRNATLRLPGVALTLAALGFLGLGSPRPTPEWGLILSEGGAYAERAPWTVGAPALALVLAAVLAVSLSGLDVSWRGPSGPGRRNTSARCAANPTRKSARPDPARASSSGMPAAVSASSSSTSPSAITAASDA is encoded by the coding sequence ATGGGCCGCGCGCGCGACGGGCTCGTCGTCGGGGCGTCCCGCGTCGTCGCCGTCGGCGGCCTCGTGGCGCTCGTCGGCGCGCTGCCCTGGCTGTCGGGCCGCTCGCCCGAGTACACGATCCTCCGCGCGCGCTACGCGGACCTCGAGGCCACCCCGGAGGCGCTCGCGTCGGTGCGCGCCCAGCTCGGCCTCGACCGCGGACCGTTCGCCGTCTCGCTCGACTGGCTCGCCGGCGCGGCCCGCGGCGACCTCGGCACGTCGTGGATCTCGGGCCGCCCGGTCATCCACGGCACGCTCGACGCGCTCGGCGTCTCCCTCACGCTGATGGCGTTCGCCGTCGCGGTCGCCGTGGTGGTCGCGACGCTCCTGTGCGCGCCCGCCCTCCGCGACGCGACGCGCGGGCGTCGCGCCCGCGGATCCGGCGCCATGGCCGCCGCCCTCACGGCGCTGCCCGAGTTCGTGCTGGCGACGGCGCTGCTCGTGGTGGTCGCGGTGTGGCTGCGCTGGGCGCCGCCCTCCGGCTGGGACGGGCCGGGCAACGCGGCGCTGCCGGCGCTCGCCCTCGGGATCCCCGCCGGCGGGCTCGTCGGGCGCCTCCTCGCCGACGCGATCCGCGCCGCGTCGGCCGAGCGCTGGGTCGCGACCTGGGCGATGGCGGGCCTGGCGCCCGCGCGCACGACCCTCGCGGTGCTGCGCCGCGCGCTCCCGTCGGTGCTCGGGCAGGTCGGGCTCGTGCTCGTCGGCCTCACGGGCGGCGCGGTCGCGGTCGAGCAGGTCTTCGCGATCCCCGGCATCGGCCGCGCGACGCTCGGCGCCGCCGGCAGCCAGGACGTGCCCGCGCTCCAGGCGGGCGTGCTCGCGCTCCTCGCGGTCGCCGTCGCGGCGGGCGCCCTCGCGGACCTCGCCCGCCGCGCGCTCCTCGGCCCGGCGCTCCGCCTCGGGTCGCTGCCCGTGCCCGACGCGCGCGTGCCCGCGCGTCCCCGCGACGCCGTCGTCCCCGCCGTCGCCGCGGGTCTCCTCGCGCTGATCGTCGTGGCCGGGCTCACGCGGGATCCCCTCGCCACCACCGCGGGCCGCCTCGCCCCGCCGTCGTGGGCGCTCCCGTTCGGCGCCGACGCGAGCGGCCGGGACCTCCTCGGCCGGGTCGGCCACGGCGCCGTCACGACGCTCGGCACGGCGCTCCTCGTGGTCGTCGCCTGCTGCGTCATCGGGCTCGCGGTCGGGCTCCTGCCGCGCGCCGCGGTCGGGCCGATCGAGGTCGCGAACGCCGCCCCGCCGATCCTCGTCGGGATCGTGGTCGCCGCGATCCAGGGCCCGTCGACCGCGGGCGCGGCCATCGCGGTGGCGGCCGTCGGCTGGGCGCCGCTCGCCGCGCACGCCGGGGCGCTGGTGCAGGAGGCGCGCGCGCAGCCGCACGTGCGGATCCTGCCGGTGCTGGGCGTCGGGCGCGCGCGGATCCTCCTCGCGCACCTCCTGCCCGCCGTCGTCGGCCCCGTCGTGCGGAACGCGACGCTGCGCCTCCCCGGGGTCGCCCTGACGCTCGCGGCCCTCGGCTTCCTCGGCCTCGGCAGCCCCCGGCCGACGCCCGAGTGGGGCCTGATCCTCAGCGAGGGCGGCGCCTACGCGGAGCGCGCGCCGTGGACGGTCGGCGCCCCCGCGCTCGCGCTCGTGCTGGCCGCGGTGCTCGCGGTGTCGCTGTCGGGGCTGGACGTGTCGTGGCGGGGCCCCTCGGGGCCGGGTCGCCGGAACACGAGCGCCCGCTGCGCCGCGAACCCCACGAGGAAGAGCGCGAGGCCGGATCCTGCGCGCGCCAGCAGCAGCGGGATGCCCGCCGCCGTGAGCGCCTCGAGCAGCAGCACGTCGCCCAGCGCGATCACGGCCGCGAGCGACGCGTAG